The following coding sequences are from one Stigmatopora nigra isolate UIUO_SnigA chromosome 12, RoL_Snig_1.1, whole genome shotgun sequence window:
- the eloal gene encoding elongin A, like isoform X1 codes for MAGNSELVKRVLRCKLQLADTAKSSTVVKILQKLNKLDITVDVLAETGIGKTVNSFRKHEDAGELAKSLVKGWKKLIPKKSTSDREDGNTSESLFIKKQTAVDQYSSRGGKKVQDLNNNFIASNSKCEIQVTEKCHIGEIHENNKIRKFNHETSAEDDPKNLVDGIQSLKKALFEGECDPFVSVHKKNGKGSLDTKGSYLKIKKKSKKKLKPTKEILHDCNESSSHLKRSSESSDSRHEMPNSPDDRSRKQKKMKNLKSESEQDEPPKPSDKNTNTPQELSEIETDEPSMSFESYLNYDEKASKNDRSGGKKVFKRIKTIPKDQPPVKPSESQRMPISPKKMLRDSTKDLLTVPLPALLPECDNTFSFEYLEKKVEKEPDFGDLSEDSAVFTGQRLNKKMQVYSGASKMVFLPAMMSLYQQCIRTLQNNINLLYETGGVPFEILEPVLERCTSEQLLRIEEFNPLYVGVTDHLWGKHCKRDFKDAKLQQYESWKEMYIRVSEERERKFQTLAKKIVSDHSKKPKGRQVKMAFIHTVAKPPRDVRIQQEIHGTAAQQPQQPKTSIKSQESRPKPSNEPVKTSANTINTQDTRKKTRVAPMMAKSLKAFKKQLGRR; via the exons ATGGCTGGGAACTCCGAATTGGTGAAGAGAGTCTTGCGCTGCAAACTACAACTAGCAGACACGGCAAAGTCTTCCACG GTTGTCAAAATCTTGCAGAAGCTCAACAAGCTAGACATCACAGTAGATGTTCTTGCT GAAACGGGAATTGGCAAAACTGTGAATTCCTTTCGCAAGCACGAAGATGCAGGAGAATTGGCCAAGTCACTGGTCAAAGGTTGGAAGAAACTAATCCCCAAAAAGTCAACAAG TGATAGAGAAGATGGCAATACATCGGAAAGTTTGTTTATCAAAAAACAAACTGCCGTTGACCAATACTCAAGCCGAGGAGGCAAGAAGGTGCAGGATTTAAACAACAATTTCATCGCATCAAATAGCAAGTGTGAGATACAAGTGACTGAAAAATGTCATATTGGGGAAATccatgaaaataacaaaataagaaaattcaACCATGAAACAAGTGCGGAAGATGACCCAAAAAATTTGGTGGATGGAATTCAGAGCTTAAAAAAAGCTCTTTTTGAGGGTGAATGTGATCCGTTTGTTTCCGTGCACAAGAAAAACGGCAAAGGCAGTCTAGACACTAAAGgctcttatttaaaaataaagaaaaagtcaaaaaagaaGTTGAAGCCAACAAAGGAAATCCTGCACGACTGTAATGAAAGCTCTTCACACTTAAAAAGGTCCTCAGAATCGAGTGACTCTCGACACGAGATGCCAAACAGCCCGGATGACCGAAGtcggaaacagaaaaaaatgaagaatctAAAGTCGGAATCTGAGCAGGATGAGCCTCCAAAACCCTCTGACAAAAATACCAATACTCCACAAGAACTCAGTGAGATTGAAACGGACGAACCGTCCATGTCCTTTGAATCTTACTTAAACTACGATGAAAAGGCCTCGAAGAACGATCGATCTGGAGGAAAGAAAGTATTCAAACGGATCAAGACTATTCCGAAGGACCAACCTCCTGTAAAACCTTCAGAGTCCCAGAGGATGCCTATTTCTCCAAAAAAG ATGCTTAGAGATTCTACAAAGGACCTACTTACCGTTCCATTGCCAGCCCTTCTACCTGAATGTGACAATACATTCAGTTTTGAATACCTTGAGAAAAAAG TTGAGAAAGAGCCGGATTTCGGCGACCTATCCGAGGACTCTGCAGTCTTTACAGGCCAGCGACTAAACAAGAAAATGCAGGTCTACTCTGGAGCCTCCAAGATGGTTTTCCTCCCTGCCATGATGAGCTTGTACCAGCAGTGTATTCGCACACTGCAGAACAATATCAATT TGCTTTATGAGACTGGTGGAGTTCCATTTGAAATCCTAGAGCCAGTGTTGGAGAGGTGCACGTCAGAACAGTTGCTGCGTATCGAGGAATTCAATCCG TTGTATGTTGGAGTGACGGACCACCTGTGGGGCAAACACTGCAAGAGGGATTTCAAAGATGCCAAATTACAACAGTATGAATCCTGGAAGGAAATGTACATCAGAGTATCGGaggaaagggaaagaaaattcCAGACACTGGCCAAAAAAATTGTTTCGGATCATTCCAAGAAACCCAAAG GCCGGCAAGTGAAGATGGCATTTATTCACACGGTTGCCAAGCCACCAAGGGACGTGCGTATCCAACAAGAAATCCATGGCACAGCGGCTCAGCAGCCACAGCAACCCAAGACCAG
- the eloal gene encoding elongin A, like isoform X2 has protein sequence MPRTHHAFNHSHSLVVVVKILQKLNKLDITVDVLAETGIGKTVNSFRKHEDAGELAKSLVKGWKKLIPKKSTSDREDGNTSESLFIKKQTAVDQYSSRGGKKVQDLNNNFIASNSKCEIQVTEKCHIGEIHENNKIRKFNHETSAEDDPKNLVDGIQSLKKALFEGECDPFVSVHKKNGKGSLDTKGSYLKIKKKSKKKLKPTKEILHDCNESSSHLKRSSESSDSRHEMPNSPDDRSRKQKKMKNLKSESEQDEPPKPSDKNTNTPQELSEIETDEPSMSFESYLNYDEKASKNDRSGGKKVFKRIKTIPKDQPPVKPSESQRMPISPKKMLRDSTKDLLTVPLPALLPECDNTFSFEYLEKKVEKEPDFGDLSEDSAVFTGQRLNKKMQVYSGASKMVFLPAMMSLYQQCIRTLQNNINLLYETGGVPFEILEPVLERCTSEQLLRIEEFNPLYVGVTDHLWGKHCKRDFKDAKLQQYESWKEMYIRVSEERERKFQTLAKKIVSDHSKKPKGRQVKMAFIHTVAKPPRDVRIQQEIHGTAAQQPQQPKTSIKSQESRPKPSNEPVKTSANTINTQDTRKKTRVAPMMAKSLKAFKKQLGRR, from the exons ATGCCTCGAACTCACCATGCATTTAATCACAGCCATTCTTTAGTTGTG GTTGTCAAAATCTTGCAGAAGCTCAACAAGCTAGACATCACAGTAGATGTTCTTGCT GAAACGGGAATTGGCAAAACTGTGAATTCCTTTCGCAAGCACGAAGATGCAGGAGAATTGGCCAAGTCACTGGTCAAAGGTTGGAAGAAACTAATCCCCAAAAAGTCAACAAG TGATAGAGAAGATGGCAATACATCGGAAAGTTTGTTTATCAAAAAACAAACTGCCGTTGACCAATACTCAAGCCGAGGAGGCAAGAAGGTGCAGGATTTAAACAACAATTTCATCGCATCAAATAGCAAGTGTGAGATACAAGTGACTGAAAAATGTCATATTGGGGAAATccatgaaaataacaaaataagaaaattcaACCATGAAACAAGTGCGGAAGATGACCCAAAAAATTTGGTGGATGGAATTCAGAGCTTAAAAAAAGCTCTTTTTGAGGGTGAATGTGATCCGTTTGTTTCCGTGCACAAGAAAAACGGCAAAGGCAGTCTAGACACTAAAGgctcttatttaaaaataaagaaaaagtcaaaaaagaaGTTGAAGCCAACAAAGGAAATCCTGCACGACTGTAATGAAAGCTCTTCACACTTAAAAAGGTCCTCAGAATCGAGTGACTCTCGACACGAGATGCCAAACAGCCCGGATGACCGAAGtcggaaacagaaaaaaatgaagaatctAAAGTCGGAATCTGAGCAGGATGAGCCTCCAAAACCCTCTGACAAAAATACCAATACTCCACAAGAACTCAGTGAGATTGAAACGGACGAACCGTCCATGTCCTTTGAATCTTACTTAAACTACGATGAAAAGGCCTCGAAGAACGATCGATCTGGAGGAAAGAAAGTATTCAAACGGATCAAGACTATTCCGAAGGACCAACCTCCTGTAAAACCTTCAGAGTCCCAGAGGATGCCTATTTCTCCAAAAAAG ATGCTTAGAGATTCTACAAAGGACCTACTTACCGTTCCATTGCCAGCCCTTCTACCTGAATGTGACAATACATTCAGTTTTGAATACCTTGAGAAAAAAG TTGAGAAAGAGCCGGATTTCGGCGACCTATCCGAGGACTCTGCAGTCTTTACAGGCCAGCGACTAAACAAGAAAATGCAGGTCTACTCTGGAGCCTCCAAGATGGTTTTCCTCCCTGCCATGATGAGCTTGTACCAGCAGTGTATTCGCACACTGCAGAACAATATCAATT TGCTTTATGAGACTGGTGGAGTTCCATTTGAAATCCTAGAGCCAGTGTTGGAGAGGTGCACGTCAGAACAGTTGCTGCGTATCGAGGAATTCAATCCG TTGTATGTTGGAGTGACGGACCACCTGTGGGGCAAACACTGCAAGAGGGATTTCAAAGATGCCAAATTACAACAGTATGAATCCTGGAAGGAAATGTACATCAGAGTATCGGaggaaagggaaagaaaattcCAGACACTGGCCAAAAAAATTGTTTCGGATCATTCCAAGAAACCCAAAG GCCGGCAAGTGAAGATGGCATTTATTCACACGGTTGCCAAGCCACCAAGGGACGTGCGTATCCAACAAGAAATCCATGGCACAGCGGCTCAGCAGCCACAGCAACCCAAGACCAG